In Alosa alosa isolate M-15738 ecotype Scorff River chromosome 19, AALO_Geno_1.1, whole genome shotgun sequence, a genomic segment contains:
- the ganc gene encoding neutral alpha-glucosidase C isoform X3 produces the protein MFKKSDHIAFYRRHKQNPGVHYCVTLESLALTEKGASLELFETKSQVHLLLQVRVCRESTIRITIDEIHPVKIRYRVPDVLIEDPVYEQLRVERKGEGSVTLSWGLGQHQVWIQETPFSLDVLCVKEVIATLNPNGRTLFETLQDPPRHDSTLNQGDPSGLWRERFGQFVDVKANGPSSVGMDFCLHGFNHVYGIPEHADRLRLKDTSGGEPYRLYNLDVFGYRTNSRLGLYGSVPLLFAHKSDKTLGLFWLNASETLVDVHYHPKDSEEDVAAPVNRSRTPIQTDVHWISESGVIDCFILTGPTPSQVLTQYAQLTGFQAFPPLWSLGYHQCRWNYEDEADVKSVDAGFDHHSIPYDVIWLDIEHTDGKRYFTWDSKHFPNPVALQQHLARKKRKMVVISDPHIKVDPDWSLYCEARDGDHFVKVKDGGVYTGSCWPGDSNYLDFSCPQTRSWYARCYSLNKYKGSTDSLFVWNDMNEPSVFYGPEQTMPKNAVHRGGWEHRDLHNLYGFYQHMATVDGLMTRAGGTERPFVLTRSFFAGSQRLGAVWTGDTESTWDHLKFCIPMLLSISLAGIAFCGADVGGFVGNPEPELLVRWYQAGALQPFFRGHANKSTKRREPWLFGEAVTASIRSAIQQRYCLLPYWYTLFHQAHTSALPPMRPLWVEFPGEQSTFRVDHEYMIGSALLACPVTAPGVKEVMVFLPGIKELWYDIDSAQAFSGDQNLAHPVTLDNVPVFQRGGTVVPRREGNGSCSSDFQKLPLSLTVALDSKGCAEGLLYEDDGHSFHYRDRKTFSLHRFLMKPGSLSCSRFSEEGTFATGSSVQSVLFLGMRRKPSAVTAHVSGVQVPVMFQYGEDQHTLVLGGLGLGVGRDWEIRMQ, from the exons ATGTTCAAGAAAAGTGATCATATAGCATTTTACAG ACGGCATAAACAAAATCCTGGTGTGCATTACTGTGTCACTCTGGAAAGCTTAGCACTGACAGAGAAAGGGGCCAGTTTGGAACTCTTTGAGACAAAATCTCAG GTGCATTTGCTCTTGCAAGTGAGGGTATGTCGGGAGAGCACTATAAGAATTACCATAGATGAGATCCACCCAGTTAAAATACGCTACAGAGTTCCAGATGTTTTGATTGAAGACCCGGTGTATGAACA gttaCGTGTGGAAAGGAAAGGTGAAGGTTCTGTCACACTTTCCTGGGGCTTGGGTCAGCACCAAGTATGGATCCAAGAGACTCCTTTCAGCCTGGATGTCCTTTGTGTGAAAGAGGTGATCGCCACTCTCAATCCAAATGGGCGGACGTTGTTTGAGACCCTGCAAGATCCTCCAAG GCATGACTCCACATTAAATCAG GGAGATCCATCAGGCCTATGGCGAGAGAGATTTGGACAATTTGTAGATGTGAAAGCCAATG GTCCAAGTTCTGTTGGTATGGACTTTTGCCTCCATGGCTTCAACCATGTGTATGGCATTCCAGAACATGCAGATAGACTCCGACTGAAAGACACCAG TGGTGGCGAGCCATACAGGTTGTACAACCTGGATGTGTTTGGCTACCGTACCAACAGCCGGCTAGGCCTCTACGGCTCTGTGCCACTGTTGTTTGCACACAAGTCTGACAAAACCCTGGGGCTCTTCTGGCTCAATGCTTCTGAGACCCTTGTAGATGTGCACTACCACCCCAAAGATAGTGAG GAGGACGTAGCAGCCCCAGTGAATAGGAGTAGAACGCCCATCCAGACAGACGTCCATTGGATCTCAGAGAGCGGAGTGATTGACTGCTTCATCCTCACAGGACCCACGCCCTCGCAGGTCCTCACTCAGTATGCACAGCTGACAG GCTTCCAAGCTTTTCCACCACTCTGGTCTCTTGGATACCACCAATGCCGCTGGAACTATGAAGACGAAGCGGATGTGAAGTCTGTGGACGCTGGCTTTGACCACCACTCCATCCCTTACGATGTGATATGGCTGGACATTGAGCACACAGATGGGAAACGCTACTTCACCTGGGATTCAAAACACTTCCCCAACCCTGTTGCACTCCAACAACACCTGGCGAGGAAAAAAAGGAAG ATGGTGGTAATCAGTGACCCCCATATTAAGGTTGACCCTGACTGGTCCCTTTACTGTGAGGCCAGAGATGGAGACCATTTTGTGAAGGTCAAAGATGGAGGCGTCTACACAGGCTCTTGCTGGCCAG GTGACTCCAATTACTTGGACTTCAGTTGTCCACAGACCAGGTCTTGGTACGCTAGATGCTATTCTCTCAACAAGTACAAA GGATCTACAGactctttgtttgtttggaaCGATATGAACGAGCCCTCAGTGTTCTATGGTCCAGAGCAGACAATGCCGAAGAACGCGGTGCATCGCGGGGGCTGGGAGCACCGGGATCTACACAATCTTTACGGCTTTTACCAG CACATGGCCACAGTGGACGGGCTGATGACACGCGCTGGTGGAACCGAGAGGCCCTTCGTTCTGACACGCTCTTTCTTCGCTGGATCTCAGAGGCTTG GTGCAGTCTGGACAGGAGACACAGAGTCCACTTGGGATCACCTGAAGTTCTGCATCCCCATGCTGCTGTCCATAAGTCTGGCAGGCATTGCCTTCTGTGGAG CTGATGTAGGAGGCTTTGTGGGGAACCCCGAGCCAGAGCTGTTGGTGCGCTGGTACCAGGCCGGGGCCCTGCAGCCGTTCTTCAGGGGCCACGCAAACAAGAGCACCAAGCGCCGCGAGCCGTGGCTTTTTGGCGAGGCGGTGACGGCCAGCATCCGCTCAGCCATCCAGCAGCGCTACTGTCTTCTGCCCTACTGGTACACGCTCTTCCATCAGGCCCACACCTCTGCTCTCCCTCCAATGAG ACCCCTGTGGGTAGAGTTCCCTGGAGAACAGAGCACCTTCAGAGTGGACCATGAGTATATGATTG GTAGTGCACTTCTTGCTTGTCCTGTAACTGCACCAGGTGTTAAAGAAGTTATGGTCTTCCTCCCTGGCATCAAAGAG CTGTGGTATGATATTGACTCTGCACAAGCATTCAGTGGAGATCAAAACCTGGCTCACCCTGTGACATTGGACAAC GTCCCTGTGTTCCAGAGAGGGGGCACAGTGGTGCCCAGGAGAGAGGGCAATGGCTCCTGCTCCTCGGACTTTCAGAAGCTCCCCCTCAGCCTGACTGTTGCGCTGGACTCCAAG GGCTGTGCTGAGGGGCTGCTTTATGAGGACGATGGGCACTCGTTTCATTACCGAGACAGGAAAACATTCTCCTTGCACAGGTTCCTTATGAAGCCAGGGAGTCTTTCATGCAG TCGTTTTTCTGAGGAAGGCACCTTTGCCACGGGCAGCTCAGTGCAGTCTGTGCTCTTTTTGGGCATGAGGAGAAAGCCATCAGCAGTGACCGCTCACGTCTCAG GTGTCCAAGTTCCGGTGATGTTCCAGTACGGAGAAGATCAACACACGTTGGTCTTGGGAGGCCTGGGTCTGGGAGTGGGTAGGGACTGGGAAATCAGGATGCAGTAG
- the ganc gene encoding neutral alpha-glucosidase C isoform X1, which yields MKSLQKRRGSMHVIVALDDGWKEMFKKSDHIAFYRRHKQNPGVHYCVTLESLALTEKGASLELFETKSQVHLLLQVRVCRESTIRITIDEIHPVKIRYRVPDVLIEDPVYEQLRVERKGEGSVTLSWGLGQHQVWIQETPFSLDVLCVKEVIATLNPNGRTLFETLQDPPRHDSTLNQGDPSGLWRERFGQFVDVKANGPSSVGMDFCLHGFNHVYGIPEHADRLRLKDTSGGEPYRLYNLDVFGYRTNSRLGLYGSVPLLFAHKSDKTLGLFWLNASETLVDVHYHPKDSEEDVAAPVNRSRTPIQTDVHWISESGVIDCFILTGPTPSQVLTQYAQLTGFQAFPPLWSLGYHQCRWNYEDEADVKSVDAGFDHHSIPYDVIWLDIEHTDGKRYFTWDSKHFPNPVALQQHLARKKRKMVVISDPHIKVDPDWSLYCEARDGDHFVKVKDGGVYTGSCWPGDSNYLDFSCPQTRSWYARCYSLNKYKGSTDSLFVWNDMNEPSVFYGPEQTMPKNAVHRGGWEHRDLHNLYGFYQHMATVDGLMTRAGGTERPFVLTRSFFAGSQRLGAVWTGDTESTWDHLKFCIPMLLSISLAGIAFCGADVGGFVGNPEPELLVRWYQAGALQPFFRGHANKSTKRREPWLFGEAVTASIRSAIQQRYCLLPYWYTLFHQAHTSALPPMRPLWVEFPGEQSTFRVDHEYMIGSALLACPVTAPGVKEVMVFLPGIKELWYDIDSAQAFSGDQNLAHPVTLDNVPVFQRGGTVVPRREGNGSCSSDFQKLPLSLTVALDSKGCAEGLLYEDDGHSFHYRDRKTFSLHRFLMKPGSLSCSRFSEEGTFATGSSVQSVLFLGMRRKPSAVTAHVSGVQVPVMFQYGEDQHTLVLGGLGLGVGRDWEIRMQ from the exons ATGAAGAGTCTACAAAAACGGAGAGGTAGCATGCACGTTAT CGTCGCTCTTGATGACGGGTGGAAAGAAATGTTCAAGAAAAGTGATCATATAGCATTTTACAG ACGGCATAAACAAAATCCTGGTGTGCATTACTGTGTCACTCTGGAAAGCTTAGCACTGACAGAGAAAGGGGCCAGTTTGGAACTCTTTGAGACAAAATCTCAG GTGCATTTGCTCTTGCAAGTGAGGGTATGTCGGGAGAGCACTATAAGAATTACCATAGATGAGATCCACCCAGTTAAAATACGCTACAGAGTTCCAGATGTTTTGATTGAAGACCCGGTGTATGAACA gttaCGTGTGGAAAGGAAAGGTGAAGGTTCTGTCACACTTTCCTGGGGCTTGGGTCAGCACCAAGTATGGATCCAAGAGACTCCTTTCAGCCTGGATGTCCTTTGTGTGAAAGAGGTGATCGCCACTCTCAATCCAAATGGGCGGACGTTGTTTGAGACCCTGCAAGATCCTCCAAG GCATGACTCCACATTAAATCAG GGAGATCCATCAGGCCTATGGCGAGAGAGATTTGGACAATTTGTAGATGTGAAAGCCAATG GTCCAAGTTCTGTTGGTATGGACTTTTGCCTCCATGGCTTCAACCATGTGTATGGCATTCCAGAACATGCAGATAGACTCCGACTGAAAGACACCAG TGGTGGCGAGCCATACAGGTTGTACAACCTGGATGTGTTTGGCTACCGTACCAACAGCCGGCTAGGCCTCTACGGCTCTGTGCCACTGTTGTTTGCACACAAGTCTGACAAAACCCTGGGGCTCTTCTGGCTCAATGCTTCTGAGACCCTTGTAGATGTGCACTACCACCCCAAAGATAGTGAG GAGGACGTAGCAGCCCCAGTGAATAGGAGTAGAACGCCCATCCAGACAGACGTCCATTGGATCTCAGAGAGCGGAGTGATTGACTGCTTCATCCTCACAGGACCCACGCCCTCGCAGGTCCTCACTCAGTATGCACAGCTGACAG GCTTCCAAGCTTTTCCACCACTCTGGTCTCTTGGATACCACCAATGCCGCTGGAACTATGAAGACGAAGCGGATGTGAAGTCTGTGGACGCTGGCTTTGACCACCACTCCATCCCTTACGATGTGATATGGCTGGACATTGAGCACACAGATGGGAAACGCTACTTCACCTGGGATTCAAAACACTTCCCCAACCCTGTTGCACTCCAACAACACCTGGCGAGGAAAAAAAGGAAG ATGGTGGTAATCAGTGACCCCCATATTAAGGTTGACCCTGACTGGTCCCTTTACTGTGAGGCCAGAGATGGAGACCATTTTGTGAAGGTCAAAGATGGAGGCGTCTACACAGGCTCTTGCTGGCCAG GTGACTCCAATTACTTGGACTTCAGTTGTCCACAGACCAGGTCTTGGTACGCTAGATGCTATTCTCTCAACAAGTACAAA GGATCTACAGactctttgtttgtttggaaCGATATGAACGAGCCCTCAGTGTTCTATGGTCCAGAGCAGACAATGCCGAAGAACGCGGTGCATCGCGGGGGCTGGGAGCACCGGGATCTACACAATCTTTACGGCTTTTACCAG CACATGGCCACAGTGGACGGGCTGATGACACGCGCTGGTGGAACCGAGAGGCCCTTCGTTCTGACACGCTCTTTCTTCGCTGGATCTCAGAGGCTTG GTGCAGTCTGGACAGGAGACACAGAGTCCACTTGGGATCACCTGAAGTTCTGCATCCCCATGCTGCTGTCCATAAGTCTGGCAGGCATTGCCTTCTGTGGAG CTGATGTAGGAGGCTTTGTGGGGAACCCCGAGCCAGAGCTGTTGGTGCGCTGGTACCAGGCCGGGGCCCTGCAGCCGTTCTTCAGGGGCCACGCAAACAAGAGCACCAAGCGCCGCGAGCCGTGGCTTTTTGGCGAGGCGGTGACGGCCAGCATCCGCTCAGCCATCCAGCAGCGCTACTGTCTTCTGCCCTACTGGTACACGCTCTTCCATCAGGCCCACACCTCTGCTCTCCCTCCAATGAG ACCCCTGTGGGTAGAGTTCCCTGGAGAACAGAGCACCTTCAGAGTGGACCATGAGTATATGATTG GTAGTGCACTTCTTGCTTGTCCTGTAACTGCACCAGGTGTTAAAGAAGTTATGGTCTTCCTCCCTGGCATCAAAGAG CTGTGGTATGATATTGACTCTGCACAAGCATTCAGTGGAGATCAAAACCTGGCTCACCCTGTGACATTGGACAAC GTCCCTGTGTTCCAGAGAGGGGGCACAGTGGTGCCCAGGAGAGAGGGCAATGGCTCCTGCTCCTCGGACTTTCAGAAGCTCCCCCTCAGCCTGACTGTTGCGCTGGACTCCAAG GGCTGTGCTGAGGGGCTGCTTTATGAGGACGATGGGCACTCGTTTCATTACCGAGACAGGAAAACATTCTCCTTGCACAGGTTCCTTATGAAGCCAGGGAGTCTTTCATGCAG TCGTTTTTCTGAGGAAGGCACCTTTGCCACGGGCAGCTCAGTGCAGTCTGTGCTCTTTTTGGGCATGAGGAGAAAGCCATCAGCAGTGACCGCTCACGTCTCAG GTGTCCAAGTTCCGGTGATGTTCCAGTACGGAGAAGATCAACACACGTTGGTCTTGGGAGGCCTGGGTCTGGGAGTGGGTAGGGACTGGGAAATCAGGATGCAGTAG
- the LOC125284091 gene encoding transmembrane protein 87A-like: protein MPYVTLYLSCFLYLISHIPGDYGAEISLWNLEISPDDHSAIFRKTLYANSTIFMKFTSKRPCDEYMTFNISWYLRSSICFNEVFNTPDDKAMEIWKIGKNMLKDGWSGHYSEGFIYFDNCSALLTSQSYYNAFLPAHSLDSPAAKKGISLNQNETLTFEDKPAIGAVAKAWSDSPYLFIVQIQMGHREGEEEKPNNDQDKYSFTMTVEMKGPREYSSPADWPLMMFYMVMCIVYVFYGALWLLWSACYWRDLLRIQFWISAVIILGMLEKAVFYSEYQRIRYLGDYVQGTVIFAELLSALKRTLARILMLIFSLGYGIVKPRLGTTVHRLVAVGLLYLLFSSVEGVLRVTGGFYGTVALVANLSLSLIDSCVMWWIYMSLSQTTKLLKLRRNVVKLSLYRHFTNTLIFSVFASIVFLIWTTKVFKCVDCQTAWRDLWVDDAFWRLLFSIILLVIMVLLRPSVNSQRFSHSPLIDDDDEEEEDEAKEPMLSTAFEGMKMRGTKQETNGSQKLLSKEDEDLKWAEENIPTSMADVALPVMLDEEEDIQKTIMERSKME, encoded by the exons ATGCCATATGTCACGCTATACTTGTCATGCTTCCTATATTTAATTTCACATATTCCTGGAGATTATGGAGCAGAAATCTCCTTATGGAACTTAGAAATAAGTCCG GATGATCATTCTGCAATCTTCCGAAAAACACTCTATGCTAACAGCACTATCTTCATGAAAT TTACAAGTAAAAGGCCATGTGATGAATACATGACTTTCAACATATCCTGGTATCTTCGCTCCTCTATTTGTTTCAATGAAGTATTCAACACTCCA GATGACAAGGCCATGGAGATTTGGAAGATTGGAAAAAACATGCTAAAAGATGGCTGGAGTGGCCATTACAGCGAAGGCTTCATCTACTTTGACAACTGCTCAGCTCTCCTCACATCTCAA TCATATTACAATGCATTTCTGCCAGCTCACTCTCTTGACAGTCCTGCG GCTAAGAAGGGCATTTCTCTGAATCAGAATGAAACACTCACTTTTGAAGACAAACCA GCAATTGGTGCTGTGGCCAAAGCATGGTCAGACAGCCCTTACCTCTTCATCGTGCAGATCCAGATGGGCCACCGtgaaggggaagaggagaagcCTAATAACGATCAGGACAAATATTCTTTCACAA TGACCGTTGAGATGAAGGGCCCCCGGGAGTACTCGTCACCTGCAGACTGGCCCCTCATGATG TTCTACATGGTCATGTGCATCGTATACGTGTTCTACGGCGCTCTGTGGCTGCTCTGGTCAGCCTGTTACTGGAGGGACCTACTGAGGATCCAGTTCTGGATAAGTGCCGTCATCATTTTGGGAATGCTGGAAAAGGCTGTATTTTACTCCGAGTACCAGAGAATTCGCTACCTTGGCGATTATG TTCAAGGCACAGTTATATTTGCTGAGCTGCTGTCTGCACTGAAGAGAACTCTGGCACGAATCCTGATGCTCATTTTCAGCCTTGGCTATGGTATTGTCAA GCCGAGGCTGGGGACCACTGTTCACCGGCTGGTGGCAGTAGGGTTGCTGTAcctgctcttctcctctgtggagGGAGTCCTCAGGGTGACTGGG GGTTTCTATGGCACCGTGGCGCTGGTGGCCAATCTCAGTCTCTCACTCATTGACTCTTGTGTCATGTGGTGG ATCTACATGAGTCTGTCCCAGACAACAAAACTTCTTAAGCTACGTAGAAATGTAGTGAAGCTTTCTTTATATCGTCACTTTACCAACACGCTCATCTTTTCAGTGTTTG CTTCTATTGTATTTCTTATCTGGACCACCAAAGTCTTCAAATGTGTTGACTGCCAGACG GCATGGAGAGATCTCTGGGTGGATGATGCCTTCTGGAGGCTCCTCTTCTCCATCATCCTACTGGTCATTATGGTGCTGCTGCGGCCTTCAGTCAACAGCCAGAG GTTCTCCCATTCTCCTCTCATAGACGATgacgatgaggaggaggaagacgaaGCCAAAGAACCTATGTTAAGCACAGCTTTTG AGGGCATGAAGATGAGAGGCACGAAGCAGGAGACCAATGGCTCCCAGAAGCTTCTCAGTAAAGAG GATGAAGACCTTAAGTGGGCGGAGGAGAACATTCCAACATCGATGGCTGATGT AGCCCTTCCTGTTATgttggatgaggaggag GACATTCAGAAAACTATAATGGAAAGATCAAAAATGGAATAG
- the ganc gene encoding neutral alpha-glucosidase C isoform X2 — MANEESTKTESVALDDGWKEMFKKSDHIAFYRRHKQNPGVHYCVTLESLALTEKGASLELFETKSQVHLLLQVRVCRESTIRITIDEIHPVKIRYRVPDVLIEDPVYEQLRVERKGEGSVTLSWGLGQHQVWIQETPFSLDVLCVKEVIATLNPNGRTLFETLQDPPRHDSTLNQGDPSGLWRERFGQFVDVKANGPSSVGMDFCLHGFNHVYGIPEHADRLRLKDTSGGEPYRLYNLDVFGYRTNSRLGLYGSVPLLFAHKSDKTLGLFWLNASETLVDVHYHPKDSEEDVAAPVNRSRTPIQTDVHWISESGVIDCFILTGPTPSQVLTQYAQLTGFQAFPPLWSLGYHQCRWNYEDEADVKSVDAGFDHHSIPYDVIWLDIEHTDGKRYFTWDSKHFPNPVALQQHLARKKRKMVVISDPHIKVDPDWSLYCEARDGDHFVKVKDGGVYTGSCWPGDSNYLDFSCPQTRSWYARCYSLNKYKGSTDSLFVWNDMNEPSVFYGPEQTMPKNAVHRGGWEHRDLHNLYGFYQHMATVDGLMTRAGGTERPFVLTRSFFAGSQRLGAVWTGDTESTWDHLKFCIPMLLSISLAGIAFCGADVGGFVGNPEPELLVRWYQAGALQPFFRGHANKSTKRREPWLFGEAVTASIRSAIQQRYCLLPYWYTLFHQAHTSALPPMRPLWVEFPGEQSTFRVDHEYMIGSALLACPVTAPGVKEVMVFLPGIKELWYDIDSAQAFSGDQNLAHPVTLDNVPVFQRGGTVVPRREGNGSCSSDFQKLPLSLTVALDSKGCAEGLLYEDDGHSFHYRDRKTFSLHRFLMKPGSLSCSRFSEEGTFATGSSVQSVLFLGMRRKPSAVTAHVSGVQVPVMFQYGEDQHTLVLGGLGLGVGRDWEIRMQ; from the exons ATGGCTAATGAAGAGTCTACAAAAACGGAGAG CGTCGCTCTTGATGACGGGTGGAAAGAAATGTTCAAGAAAAGTGATCATATAGCATTTTACAG ACGGCATAAACAAAATCCTGGTGTGCATTACTGTGTCACTCTGGAAAGCTTAGCACTGACAGAGAAAGGGGCCAGTTTGGAACTCTTTGAGACAAAATCTCAG GTGCATTTGCTCTTGCAAGTGAGGGTATGTCGGGAGAGCACTATAAGAATTACCATAGATGAGATCCACCCAGTTAAAATACGCTACAGAGTTCCAGATGTTTTGATTGAAGACCCGGTGTATGAACA gttaCGTGTGGAAAGGAAAGGTGAAGGTTCTGTCACACTTTCCTGGGGCTTGGGTCAGCACCAAGTATGGATCCAAGAGACTCCTTTCAGCCTGGATGTCCTTTGTGTGAAAGAGGTGATCGCCACTCTCAATCCAAATGGGCGGACGTTGTTTGAGACCCTGCAAGATCCTCCAAG GCATGACTCCACATTAAATCAG GGAGATCCATCAGGCCTATGGCGAGAGAGATTTGGACAATTTGTAGATGTGAAAGCCAATG GTCCAAGTTCTGTTGGTATGGACTTTTGCCTCCATGGCTTCAACCATGTGTATGGCATTCCAGAACATGCAGATAGACTCCGACTGAAAGACACCAG TGGTGGCGAGCCATACAGGTTGTACAACCTGGATGTGTTTGGCTACCGTACCAACAGCCGGCTAGGCCTCTACGGCTCTGTGCCACTGTTGTTTGCACACAAGTCTGACAAAACCCTGGGGCTCTTCTGGCTCAATGCTTCTGAGACCCTTGTAGATGTGCACTACCACCCCAAAGATAGTGAG GAGGACGTAGCAGCCCCAGTGAATAGGAGTAGAACGCCCATCCAGACAGACGTCCATTGGATCTCAGAGAGCGGAGTGATTGACTGCTTCATCCTCACAGGACCCACGCCCTCGCAGGTCCTCACTCAGTATGCACAGCTGACAG GCTTCCAAGCTTTTCCACCACTCTGGTCTCTTGGATACCACCAATGCCGCTGGAACTATGAAGACGAAGCGGATGTGAAGTCTGTGGACGCTGGCTTTGACCACCACTCCATCCCTTACGATGTGATATGGCTGGACATTGAGCACACAGATGGGAAACGCTACTTCACCTGGGATTCAAAACACTTCCCCAACCCTGTTGCACTCCAACAACACCTGGCGAGGAAAAAAAGGAAG ATGGTGGTAATCAGTGACCCCCATATTAAGGTTGACCCTGACTGGTCCCTTTACTGTGAGGCCAGAGATGGAGACCATTTTGTGAAGGTCAAAGATGGAGGCGTCTACACAGGCTCTTGCTGGCCAG GTGACTCCAATTACTTGGACTTCAGTTGTCCACAGACCAGGTCTTGGTACGCTAGATGCTATTCTCTCAACAAGTACAAA GGATCTACAGactctttgtttgtttggaaCGATATGAACGAGCCCTCAGTGTTCTATGGTCCAGAGCAGACAATGCCGAAGAACGCGGTGCATCGCGGGGGCTGGGAGCACCGGGATCTACACAATCTTTACGGCTTTTACCAG CACATGGCCACAGTGGACGGGCTGATGACACGCGCTGGTGGAACCGAGAGGCCCTTCGTTCTGACACGCTCTTTCTTCGCTGGATCTCAGAGGCTTG GTGCAGTCTGGACAGGAGACACAGAGTCCACTTGGGATCACCTGAAGTTCTGCATCCCCATGCTGCTGTCCATAAGTCTGGCAGGCATTGCCTTCTGTGGAG CTGATGTAGGAGGCTTTGTGGGGAACCCCGAGCCAGAGCTGTTGGTGCGCTGGTACCAGGCCGGGGCCCTGCAGCCGTTCTTCAGGGGCCACGCAAACAAGAGCACCAAGCGCCGCGAGCCGTGGCTTTTTGGCGAGGCGGTGACGGCCAGCATCCGCTCAGCCATCCAGCAGCGCTACTGTCTTCTGCCCTACTGGTACACGCTCTTCCATCAGGCCCACACCTCTGCTCTCCCTCCAATGAG ACCCCTGTGGGTAGAGTTCCCTGGAGAACAGAGCACCTTCAGAGTGGACCATGAGTATATGATTG GTAGTGCACTTCTTGCTTGTCCTGTAACTGCACCAGGTGTTAAAGAAGTTATGGTCTTCCTCCCTGGCATCAAAGAG CTGTGGTATGATATTGACTCTGCACAAGCATTCAGTGGAGATCAAAACCTGGCTCACCCTGTGACATTGGACAAC GTCCCTGTGTTCCAGAGAGGGGGCACAGTGGTGCCCAGGAGAGAGGGCAATGGCTCCTGCTCCTCGGACTTTCAGAAGCTCCCCCTCAGCCTGACTGTTGCGCTGGACTCCAAG GGCTGTGCTGAGGGGCTGCTTTATGAGGACGATGGGCACTCGTTTCATTACCGAGACAGGAAAACATTCTCCTTGCACAGGTTCCTTATGAAGCCAGGGAGTCTTTCATGCAG TCGTTTTTCTGAGGAAGGCACCTTTGCCACGGGCAGCTCAGTGCAGTCTGTGCTCTTTTTGGGCATGAGGAGAAAGCCATCAGCAGTGACCGCTCACGTCTCAG GTGTCCAAGTTCCGGTGATGTTCCAGTACGGAGAAGATCAACACACGTTGGTCTTGGGAGGCCTGGGTCTGGGAGTGGGTAGGGACTGGGAAATCAGGATGCAGTAG